In a genomic window of Dehalococcoidia bacterium:
- a CDS encoding alpha-ketoacid dehydrogenase subunit beta, translating into MQVNANNIGPGFQVAGKELRYRDAFNETLRKELEFDENVFIIGEDISGGFDKDTKKPLDAWGGPFAATKGLVQDFGVERIMDAPISEAGFVGAAIGAALTGLRPVVDLMYFDFTTVAFDQLLSNAAKSRYMFGGQTKVPLTLFARSGSGTGHAAQHSSAFYSILAHIPGLKVVTPSDPYSVKGLLSAAIRDDDPVFVVNDKKLINMTGFVPDQDYQIELGNGRYLRSGDDITLVGMSYTSVVCKEASEKLEKIGIDAEVIDLMSLSPLDEDIIIDSVKKTNRIVIVDEDNPRASMASEIAAIVSDKAFDYLDAPIKRVTAPHTPVPYSKGLEDEFMPDSNDVVKTVQNILNL; encoded by the coding sequence ATGCAAGTGAACGCTAATAATATAGGGCCAGGATTCCAAGTTGCAGGAAAAGAATTAAGATATAGAGATGCTTTTAATGAAACATTAAGAAAAGAACTAGAATTCGATGAGAATGTTTTTATCATAGGTGAAGATATATCTGGTGGATTTGATAAAGATACTAAGAAACCACTTGATGCATGGGGCGGACCATTTGCGGCTACTAAAGGTCTGGTTCAAGATTTTGGTGTTGAAAGAATTATGGATGCACCTATTTCAGAAGCTGGATTTGTTGGTGCAGCAATAGGTGCAGCTCTAACTGGATTGAGGCCTGTTGTTGATCTAATGTATTTTGATTTTACAACTGTTGCATTCGATCAACTATTATCTAATGCAGCAAAAAGTAGATATATGTTTGGAGGTCAAACAAAAGTGCCTCTAACCCTATTTGCAAGATCGGGAAGTGGAACTGGTCACGCTGCACAACATTCAAGTGCATTCTACTCTATTTTAGCTCATATACCTGGATTGAAGGTTGTAACTCCTTCAGACCCTTATTCTGTAAAAGGATTACTTTCAGCTGCTATTAGAGATGATGATCCTGTTTTTGTTGTGAATGATAAAAAGCTAATTAATATGACCGGATTTGTTCCAGATCAAGATTATCAGATTGAGCTAGGAAATGGTCGATATCTTAGATCCGGAGATGATATTACACTGGTTGGTATGAGTTATACATCAGTAGTTTGTAAAGAAGCATCAGAAAAACTAGAAAAAATAGGAATTGATGCTGAAGTTATAGATTTGATGTCTTTATCTCCATTAGATGAGGATATAATAATTGATTCAGTCAAAAAAACTAATAGGATTGTGATTGTAGATGAAGATAATCCTAGGGCAAGTATGGCAAGTGAAATAGCTGCAATTGTTTCAGATAAAGCTTTTGATTACTTAGATGCACCTATAAAGAGAGTTACAGCACCTCATACTCCAGTTCCCTACAGTAAGGGTTTAGAGGATGAGTTTATGCCAGACAGTAATGATGTCGTTAAGACTGTACAGAATATTCTAAATCTTTAA
- a CDS encoding DUF971 domain-containing protein → MEPKSVNRLSDGLEIIWENEVSCKYPYKYLRLQCACANCVEELTGRKLISVSEIPDDIIIVEYLTVGKYALQFLWSDGHETGIYPYNSLLSYALNDEVVLCADKNKLLSDLKI, encoded by the coding sequence ATGGAACCAAAAAGTGTAAATAGATTAAGTGATGGGTTAGAAATAATTTGGGAAAATGAAGTCTCATGTAAATACCCATATAAATACTTAAGACTTCAATGCGCATGTGCAAATTGTGTTGAAGAGTTAACTGGAAGAAAGCTCATAAGCGTATCTGAAATTCCTGATGACATAATTATTGTTGAATATCTTACAGTTGGTAAATATGCTCTACAATTTTTATGGTCCGATGGACACGAAACAGGAATTTATCCTTATAATAGCCTGCTCAGTTACGCGCTTAATGATGAGGTGGTTTTATGCGCAGATAAAAATAAATTGCTATCAGACTTAAAGATTTAG
- a CDS encoding Gfo/Idh/MocA family oxidoreductase, whose product MSENIRVGVIGAGGNTTLKHIPLLQKIPGVEIVSVANRSIKSSSEVASQFEIKNYFDNWINVVDDNSLDAIVIGTWPYLHKRLSIEALESGKHVLCEARMCMNAQEAQEMLDVSQMYPNLVSQIVPAPHTLPVDKTIKRLISSGYIGDLVNLRGIVTAGNDFPKDNEDYHWRNNRDLSGNNIMQMGIWYEAIMRWLGPAKSVSANAQTINNPRLDESGNYVFTDIPDHLDVICEMIAGGTANLQFTMVSGMAPESEMWIHGTKGTLVLKTETTADAGAPKLVLMGAEKGQKSLEVISIPKNEIGEWRVEEEFINAIRGKEIITHTSFTDGVKYMKFTDAIYDSFSTGQKIVI is encoded by the coding sequence ATGAGTGAAAATATTAGAGTTGGGGTTATTGGAGCAGGTGGTAATACAACATTAAAACATATCCCTCTTTTACAAAAGATTCCAGGAGTAGAGATTGTTTCTGTAGCAAATAGATCCATTAAGTCTTCAAGTGAAGTCGCTTCTCAGTTTGAAATAAAGAATTATTTTGACAATTGGATAAATGTTGTTGATGATAATTCATTAGATGCTATAGTTATCGGTACTTGGCCATACCTCCACAAAAGACTTTCAATAGAAGCACTTGAATCAGGTAAACATGTCCTATGTGAAGCTAGAATGTGTATGAATGCACAAGAAGCTCAAGAAATGTTAGATGTATCTCAAATGTATCCTAATCTTGTCTCACAGATTGTACCAGCTCCTCATACATTGCCTGTAGATAAGACAATAAAGAGATTAATTTCCTCTGGTTATATTGGAGATCTAGTAAATTTAAGAGGTATAGTAACTGCAGGAAATGATTTTCCAAAAGATAATGAAGATTATCATTGGAGAAATAATAGAGATTTATCTGGTAATAATATTATGCAAATGGGAATTTGGTACGAAGCAATTATGAGATGGCTTGGACCAGCAAAATCTGTTTCAGCTAATGCTCAAACCATTAATAATCCAAGATTAGACGAATCAGGAAATTATGTGTTTACTGATATTCCAGATCACTTAGATGTTATTTGTGAAATGATTGCAGGTGGAACAGCTAATCTACAATTTACTATGGTTTCGGGAATGGCTCCTGAATCTGAAATGTGGATTCATGGAACAAAAGGTACTTTGGTTTTGAAAACAGAAACTACAGCAGATGCTGGAGCTCCAAAATTAGTACTTATGGGTGCAGAAAAAGGTCAAAAATCATTAGAAGTAATTTCTATCCCGAAAAATGAAATTGGTGAATGGAGAGTAGAAGAGGAATTCATAAATGCTATTAGAGGTAAAGAAATTATTACTCATACATCTTTTACTGACGGAGTTAAGTATATGAAGTTCACAGATGCAATTTATGATTCCTTTAGTACAGGCCAAAAAATAGTTATCTAA
- a CDS encoding LamB/YcsF family protein, with amino-acid sequence MKKFIDINADIGESFGSYKLGFDEEIIKYISSANIATGFHAGDPNWMNHTINLSLKEGVSIGAHPSYPDLSGFGRRDMNLNPDEIKNIIKYQVGSMLGFVDIEKLQHVKPHGALYNKAVKDKDIAKAIIESIKSVSTELIHVVLAGSLWENLANEANVKYVRETYADREFMSDGSLTPRSIHGSVIENTTRIIERTLKLIKTGNVDSFQGDEISIKFDSICLHGDTKGSVQIAKEISESLKKNNIGIKSMSNILA; translated from the coding sequence ATGAAAAAATTTATAGACATAAATGCCGATATTGGAGAATCGTTTGGCAGTTATAAACTTGGTTTTGACGAAGAAATAATTAAATATATTTCTTCTGCTAATATAGCTACAGGCTTTCATGCAGGTGATCCAAATTGGATGAATCATACTATAAATTTGTCTCTAAAAGAAGGTGTATCAATTGGGGCTCATCCTTCCTATCCAGATTTATCTGGATTTGGTAGAAGAGATATGAATCTTAATCCTGACGAAATCAAGAATATTATTAAGTATCAGGTTGGTTCAATGTTGGGTTTTGTAGATATAGAAAAATTACAGCATGTTAAACCTCATGGAGCTTTATACAATAAAGCAGTCAAAGATAAAGATATTGCAAAAGCAATAATTGAATCAATTAAATCAGTAAGTACAGAATTAATACACGTTGTTTTAGCAGGATCATTATGGGAGAATTTAGCAAATGAAGCTAATGTTAAGTATGTCAGAGAAACATATGCCGACAGAGAATTTATGTCTGATGGATCCTTGACTCCAAGATCAATTCATGGCTCTGTTATTGAAAATACTACTAGAATTATTGAAAGAACTTTGAAACTTATCAAAACAGGTAATGTAGACTCATTTCAAGGCGATGAAATATCAATAAAATTTGACTCAATATGTCTTCATGGTGACACTAAAGGGTCTGTGCAAATTGCCAAAGAAATAAGTGAATCTCTTAAAAAGAATAATATAGGCATCAAATCAATGTCTAACATTTTGGCATGA
- the pxpB gene encoding 5-oxoprolinase subunit PxpB, which produces MKKISINFHGDSTLILSFGEIIDEKLNIEVHKCTDFLNSKILNCSYVIDIYPTYNSIVIDYDPQKIFYEDIKKEIEILLSEIDISNDEIITPKIINIPVKYGGDNGPDLKRMSQSLKISEDEIIKIHSSINYRVYMLGFMPGFPYLGGLDKKISFPRLNKPRLSVPSGSVGIAGDQTGVYPFKSPGGWNIIGKTKLKLFDRSNDPPNLISTGSYIKFTIDND; this is translated from the coding sequence ATGAAAAAAATTAGCATTAATTTTCACGGGGACTCAACATTAATACTTAGTTTTGGTGAAATTATTGATGAAAAATTGAATATTGAAGTACATAAATGTACTGATTTTCTTAATAGTAAAATACTTAATTGTTCTTATGTTATTGATATATATCCTACTTATAATTCTATAGTAATTGATTATGACCCCCAAAAAATATTTTATGAAGATATAAAAAAAGAAATAGAAATATTATTATCAGAAATAGATATATCTAATGATGAAATTATTACTCCAAAGATTATAAATATTCCAGTAAAATATGGAGGTGATAATGGACCTGATCTTAAAAGAATGTCCCAATCTCTTAAGATTTCAGAGGATGAAATAATAAAAATTCATAGTTCTATAAATTATAGAGTTTATATGTTAGGGTTTATGCCTGGTTTTCCATATTTGGGAGGATTGGATAAAAAAATATCATTCCCCAGGCTAAATAAACCAAGATTATCTGTACCTAGTGGTTCAGTTGGAATTGCAGGTGACCAAACAGGTGTTTACCCTTTTAAGTCACCTGGAGGTTGGAATATTATAGGTAAAACTAAATTGAAATTATTTGATAGATCTAATGATCCTCCAAACTTAATTTCAACAGGAAGCTATATCAAGTTTACAATAGACAATGATTAA
- a CDS encoding sodium ion-translocating decarboxylase subunit beta → MIEYIEPLLEGIEDLISNPGMVIMWLISGLLYYFGIYKKKEPLLLIPISTGILLANLPMGELLRTGGNGEPEGFIRIFQNIGMSTDVLPLLIFLGMGALTDFEPVLSNPKTLLLGAAAQFGVFIALVGALLISLTPIFDFGLLEAASIGIIGGADGPTTIFISTRMREIGESIVNYDIKDIVGATAVAAYSYMALVPIIQPPIIRLFTTKKERLIRMEYSSKNITKKTKIIFPITTIIIVSILVPDASPLISIMMFGNLLRESGVVDRLAKTAQNELMNVVIILLGLSVGATMPAKVFLRVETISIFILGLASFIIATISGILLAKLMNLFLNKPINPMIGAAGVSAVPMAARVVQNEASREDPDNYLLMHAMGPNIAGVIGTATVAGVLLAVVPQLVS, encoded by the coding sequence ATGATTGAATATATTGAACCATTACTCGAAGGAATAGAAGATCTAATATCAAATCCTGGAATGGTTATAATGTGGTTAATTTCTGGATTACTTTATTATTTTGGAATTTATAAAAAGAAGGAACCTCTTTTACTAATTCCAATATCAACTGGAATATTGTTAGCAAACCTACCTATGGGTGAACTTTTGAGAACAGGAGGAAATGGAGAGCCCGAAGGATTTATTAGGATTTTTCAAAATATAGGAATGTCAACAGATGTACTCCCTCTACTTATTTTTCTTGGTATGGGTGCTTTGACTGATTTTGAACCAGTTTTATCTAATCCCAAAACTCTGTTGTTAGGTGCAGCTGCACAGTTTGGAGTTTTTATTGCCTTAGTGGGGGCGCTATTAATTAGTTTGACTCCCATTTTTGATTTTGGACTTTTAGAAGCAGCATCAATCGGAATAATTGGTGGAGCTGATGGTCCTACTACCATATTTATATCAACTAGAATGAGAGAAATAGGCGAAAGTATTGTAAATTATGATATTAAAGATATTGTTGGAGCTACTGCAGTAGCAGCCTATTCCTATATGGCCTTAGTTCCAATAATTCAACCACCAATAATTAGGCTTTTTACTACAAAAAAAGAAAGACTAATTCGCATGGAATATTCTTCTAAAAATATTACTAAGAAAACTAAGATAATTTTTCCAATTACTACAATTATTATTGTAAGTATTTTAGTACCTGATGCATCTCCTTTGATTTCTATAATGATGTTTGGTAATTTACTTAGAGAGTCAGGAGTTGTAGATAGACTAGCTAAAACTGCTCAAAATGAATTGATGAATGTTGTAATTATATTATTAGGTCTCTCTGTTGGAGCAACTATGCCCGCAAAAGTTTTCTTAAGAGTTGAAACTATTTCAATTTTTATTCTAGGACTAGCATCTTTTATAATTGCTACTATTTCAGGAATTTTATTAGCAAAATTAATGAATTTATTTCTCAATAAGCCTATCAATCCGATGATAGGAGCAGCAGGTGTGTCTGCAGTACCTATGGCTGCTAGAGTTGTTCAAAATGAAGCTTCTAGAGAAGACCCTGATAATTATTTACTTATGCATGCAATGGGACCAAATATAGCTGGAGTAATTGGTACAGCCACCGTAGCAGGTGTATTGTTAGCCGTAGTTCCACAATTAGTGAGTTGA
- a CDS encoding sulfite exporter TauE/SafE family protein, producing the protein MELSIYIYITLFILCSLIGFFGGLLGIALGAVRLPIIIFLGVEPIIAASTNLLAVIFGSTAGLFPAIKQKRVPIKSSINIAIPSMIAAFLGGYFAVNLSEFFLLLIIIICLIISGTVMIFYKAEAKAITNDKKSRFKELLVGVLVSYFGGIVGLALGVLRVPALVYFLRMNIKTAGGINLFLSVLVGVSAYLGHSFSGKFDYILVFCVVCPTIIGMYFGSKFVQIANQEQLRILLGVILILLSLFMTLRLL; encoded by the coding sequence ATGGAACTATCTATCTATATTTATATAACTCTTTTTATTTTATGTTCCTTAATTGGATTCTTCGGTGGGCTTTTGGGAATTGCTTTAGGAGCTGTAAGATTACCTATTATTATTTTTCTTGGAGTTGAACCAATAATTGCCGCATCAACTAATCTTTTGGCTGTTATTTTTGGCTCAACCGCAGGTTTATTCCCTGCAATAAAGCAAAAAAGAGTTCCAATAAAATCTAGTATTAATATTGCTATCCCTTCTATGATAGCCGCTTTTTTGGGAGGATACTTTGCTGTAAACTTGTCTGAGTTTTTTCTACTATTAATAATAATAATTTGTCTGATAATTTCTGGTACAGTAATGATTTTTTATAAAGCTGAAGCTAAGGCAATCACGAACGATAAAAAGAGTAGATTTAAGGAATTATTAGTTGGAGTATTAGTATCTTATTTTGGAGGTATTGTGGGTTTGGCTTTAGGAGTCTTGAGAGTTCCAGCATTAGTATATTTCCTAAGAATGAATATTAAGACAGCAGGTGGAATAAACCTTTTTTTATCAGTTTTAGTTGGAGTTTCTGCCTATTTAGGACATTCTTTTTCTGGGAAATTTGATTATATATTAGTATTTTGTGTGGTTTGTCCAACTATTATAGGGATGTATTTCGGATCTAAGTTTGTACAAATTGCTAACCAGGAACAGCTTAGAATATTATTGGGAGTAATTTTGATTTTATTATCTTTATTTATGACTTTAAGACTTCTATAG
- the sodN gene encoding superoxide dismutase, Ni — protein sequence MLANLLDKILPITEVTCHCDIPCGIYDPKDAIQAAQTVVRMTELLEELDFSSGPSASLGNSMARYVAAKEEHAKKAKDDILVIWTDYFKPEHLEKYPDLHEKVWNACKLGSYVKVNVDLDKAKEFKAALEEIGDIFWETKK from the coding sequence ATGTTAGCTAATCTACTAGATAAAATTTTACCTATAACCGAAGTTACCTGTCATTGTGATATTCCATGTGGAATATATGATCCTAAGGATGCCATTCAAGCTGCACAGACAGTAGTAAGAATGACAGAATTACTTGAAGAATTAGATTTTTCAAGCGGACCTTCCGCTTCACTAGGCAACTCAATGGCCAGATATGTAGCTGCAAAAGAAGAACATGCAAAAAAAGCTAAAGATGATATTTTAGTTATATGGACAGACTATTTTAAACCTGAGCATTTAGAAAAATATCCTGATCTTCATGAAAAAGTTTGGAATGCATGTAAGCTAGGATCTTATGTAAAAGTCAATGTTGATCTTGATAAAGCAAAAGAGTTTAAGGCTGCTTTAGAAGAGATTGGGGATATTTTTTGGGAAACTAAAAAATAA
- a CDS encoding S26 family signal peptidase, which yields MAPKFVENQTYIVDKNFRVSKLNRYQPIVFFCDIHNLYHLKRLVAFPGERVQIINRNIYVDNKKISDDIYNFSLNNLVSKNSFFCISDNSYYVGLNCDSLKNGNISNDKIIGIIVT from the coding sequence ATGGCTCCTAAGTTTGTAGAAAATCAAACCTATATTGTTGATAAGAATTTTAGGGTTTCAAAATTAAATAGATATCAACCTATTGTTTTTTTTTGTGATATACACAATTTATATCACCTCAAACGACTAGTGGCATTTCCTGGTGAAAGAGTTCAGATAATCAATAGAAATATTTATGTTGATAATAAAAAAATTTCTGATGACATTTATAATTTTAGTCTTAATAATTTAGTATCAAAAAACTCATTTTTTTGTATATCTGATAACTCTTATTATGTGGGTTTAAATTGTGATTCTTTGAAAAATGGAAATATTTCAAATGATAAGATAATAGGAATTATAGTTACCTAA
- a CDS encoding FAD-dependent oxidoreductase — protein MKNQKEKISIIGCGISTIYCAIKLIEKGYEVQIFEQKKNLGGRAGYISNKYGEIDIGQHIFLETYQNFYKIIKKFKLENHFENKRNLEIPVIDNNKKFYIKSKISIYPLSLISSVLSYKSLSFKNRLSVLYGLIKLKSLNTKNEKKIPFSFWLKQNKQNEETIKKFWEIICKPAFNISLEKFDNHDAYNLFKYMIFDPKKNISIRYSKKPILKIIEKPFKEFISKNNSKIIFEKVEKINKKNENIIIETKKNKFKSKKVIIGTNLESTINLMEIRKENIKIINSSIINIVYWFNKKVMDEDYVAFSNSDLEWVFSQDSNEFNTFSQKIIISLSDTDDLLKVKNSDLTRNFEKKIREQLCINNDVRTISSLVIRSPKATQRTNDAKKLLRIKNIHFVGDWIIDKLPNTMESACLSSDILVRNEF, from the coding sequence ATGAAGAACCAAAAAGAAAAGATTTCAATAATCGGTTGCGGAATTTCAACTATTTACTGTGCTATTAAGCTAATTGAAAAAGGCTACGAGGTGCAGATTTTTGAACAAAAAAAAAATCTAGGTGGTAGAGCTGGCTATATATCAAATAAATATGGTGAAATTGATATTGGACAACATATTTTTTTAGAAACATACCAAAATTTCTATAAAATTATTAAGAAATTTAAATTAGAAAATCATTTTGAAAATAAGAGAAATTTAGAAATTCCAGTCATTGATAATAATAAAAAATTTTATATTAAATCAAAAATTAGTATATATCCCCTATCTTTAATATCAAGTGTTTTAAGTTATAAAAGTTTAAGCTTCAAAAATAGACTTTCTGTCTTATATGGACTAATAAAACTGAAATCACTCAATACCAAAAATGAAAAAAAAATTCCATTTTCATTTTGGTTAAAACAAAATAAACAGAATGAAGAAACTATAAAAAAATTTTGGGAAATAATTTGTAAACCAGCATTCAATATTAGTTTAGAAAAATTTGATAATCATGATGCTTATAACTTATTCAAGTATATGATTTTTGATCCAAAAAAAAATATTTCTATTAGATATTCAAAAAAACCAATTTTAAAAATTATTGAAAAGCCTTTTAAGGAATTTATTTCAAAAAATAATTCGAAAATAATTTTTGAAAAAGTAGAAAAAATCAATAAAAAAAATGAAAATATAATAATTGAAACTAAAAAGAATAAATTTAAATCAAAGAAAGTAATAATAGGAACAAATCTTGAAAGCACAATTAATCTTATGGAGATTCGAAAAGAAAATATAAAAATTATTAACTCTTCCATAATTAATATTGTTTATTGGTTCAATAAAAAAGTTATGGATGAGGATTATGTTGCTTTTTCAAACTCAGATTTAGAGTGGGTATTTTCACAAGATAGTAACGAATTTAATACTTTTTCACAAAAAATAATCATATCTCTAAGTGATACAGATGATCTTTTGAAAGTTAAAAACTCTGATCTTACAAGAAATTTTGAAAAAAAAATAAGAGAACAACTATGTATAAATAATGATGTTAGAACTATCTCAAGTTTAGTAATAAGATCTCCAAAAGCTACTCAAAGAACAAATGACGCTAAAAAACTATTAAGAATAAAAAACATTCATTTTGTTGGAGATTGGATCATTGATAAATTACCTAATACTATGGAATCAGCTTGCTTATCTTCGGACATATTGGTGCGGAACGAATTTTAG
- a CDS encoding squalene/phytoene synthase family protein, which produces MNNLLFPIKKERVSYSESLKICHKIAKDNYENFPVLMFFIGKEKMNDFLSLYAFSRGVDFIGDDSNGNKELELNIWEKELKKAFENKATLPTFIALQKTIKKHNLEINPFLRLIKANKIDQEKKEYKNIKELLEYCEFSANPVGEIVLAILGYKDKKLVKLSNYICSGLQITNFLQDIIKDKKIGRVYMPIEIMTKNNISKDIFENKFEFDEISKRKFNRFLDEMININKNLYNSGKCLPRLLRKKDAILIQIFLDSGEKVLKKIKTYSYKSLHNKPKTNRLDKIYIIINSIIKTFLLK; this is translated from the coding sequence ATGAATAATTTACTTTTCCCAATAAAAAAAGAAAGAGTTTCGTATAGTGAATCATTAAAAATTTGCCATAAAATTGCTAAAGATAACTATGAAAACTTTCCTGTTCTAATGTTTTTTATAGGTAAAGAAAAAATGAATGATTTTTTGAGTTTGTATGCATTTTCCAGAGGTGTTGATTTTATCGGTGATGATTCAAATGGAAACAAAGAACTAGAGCTAAACATTTGGGAAAAAGAATTAAAAAAAGCATTTGAAAATAAAGCAACTTTGCCAACCTTCATAGCATTACAAAAAACAATTAAAAAACATAATTTAGAGATCAATCCTTTTCTGAGATTAATTAAAGCCAATAAAATTGATCAAGAAAAAAAAGAATATAAAAACATTAAGGAATTATTAGAGTATTGTGAATTTTCTGCAAATCCAGTAGGTGAAATTGTTTTAGCTATTTTAGGCTATAAAGATAAAAAACTAGTCAAGCTTTCAAACTACATTTGTAGTGGACTACAAATAACAAATTTTTTACAAGATATTATTAAGGATAAAAAAATTGGAAGAGTATATATGCCAATTGAAATAATGACCAAAAATAATATTTCTAAGGATATATTTGAAAATAAATTTGAATTTGATGAAATATCAAAAAGAAAGTTTAACAGATTTTTAGATGAGATGATAAATATAAATAAAAATCTTTATAATTCTGGAAAGTGTTTACCTAGATTATTAAGAAAAAAAGATGCAATATTAATACAAATTTTCCTAGATTCTGGTGAAAAAGTTCTCAAAAAAATAAAAACCTATTCATATAAATCTTTACATAATAAACCAAAAACAAATAGATTAGATAAAATTTATATAATTATAAATTCAATTATCAAGACATTTTTACTAAAATGA